From one Candidatus Methanoplasma termitum genomic stretch:
- a CDS encoding NADH-quinone oxidoreductase subunit C: MAEISEKPTVEEISTLLRNKFSDKLKVTGTATRRVFVKVEKDAIHPVCEYIHNILSFEHATSIMGNDMKDHMEVIYHLSNYYSGVIIELTTDLPLDDLHVRSVSDIWGGGNWHERETHELFGIVFDGHPKLERLLTPDSYEFYPFRKSYKLRGQE, encoded by the coding sequence ATGGCGGAAATAAGCGAAAAGCCGACAGTCGAAGAGATATCCACGCTCCTCAGAAACAAATTCTCAGACAAGTTAAAGGTCACCGGCACCGCAACAAGGAGAGTATTTGTAAAAGTGGAGAAGGATGCGATCCATCCCGTTTGTGAATATATTCACAACATCCTCTCGTTCGAACATGCAACTTCGATCATGGGGAACGACATGAAGGATCACATGGAGGTCATTTACCACCTGTCCAACTATTACAGCGGCGTAATAATAGAACTTACGACCGACCTGCCTTTGGACGACCTTCACGTAAGGTCTGTATCGGACATATGGGGCGGAGGCAACTGGCACGAGAGGGAGACGCATGAGCTTTTTGGAATAGTCTTCGACGGACACCCGAAACTCGAGAGGCTCCTCACGCCGGATTCCTATGAATTCTATCCGTTCAGAAAATCATACAAATTAAGGGGGCAGGAATGA
- a CDS encoding NADH-quinone oxidoreductase subunit B produces the protein MSLYPHAVAMSKEEFMTWSSAMINDLLSAGTKKTVDKLTGPIWSWAMRNSMHPLHWGLACCALEMAAASAPRFDAERYGMIYRSSPRQTDILLVNGWISKKIRPDLRRLYEQIPNPKWVVAMGECAISGGPWYDSYNTVQGLDQIVPVDIYIPGCPARPDAMIDGFMLLQKKIDDYFTRGIFMED, from the coding sequence ATGAGCCTGTATCCCCACGCTGTTGCCATGAGCAAGGAAGAGTTCATGACATGGTCATCAGCCATGATCAACGATCTGCTTAGCGCAGGTACGAAAAAAACTGTGGATAAGCTCACGGGACCGATATGGTCTTGGGCTATGAGAAATTCTATGCACCCTCTGCACTGGGGACTGGCATGCTGCGCCCTTGAGATGGCGGCCGCTTCCGCACCGAGATTCGATGCCGAGCGTTACGGTATGATCTACAGATCATCGCCGAGACAGACCGACATCTTGCTGGTCAACGGGTGGATATCAAAAAAGATCCGCCCGGACCTGAGGCGTCTCTATGAGCAGATACCGAACCCCAAGTGGGTCGTGGCAATGGGCGAATGCGCCATATCGGGCGGGCCCTGGTACGATTCGTACAACACAGTTCAGGGTCTGGATCAGATAGTTCCGGTAGATATCTACATACCCGGATGCCCCGCAAGACCCGATGCGATGATAGACGGTTTCATGCTTCTTCAGAAAAAGATAGACGACTACTTCACGAGAGGAATATTCATGGAGGACTGA
- a CDS encoding NADH-quinone oxidoreductase subunit A produces MSLVVSYIPLVVVGIMTMGFAPLAWLTSRFIRPKRPTQWMENTYECGSEPIGDAHVQFKFQYYAFAIIFVVFDLIATFLMIWAVAFSGLSTMATVWMLLLLGIMILGVAYSLKKEETLWI; encoded by the coding sequence ATGTCACTAGTAGTGTCCTACATACCATTGGTTGTCGTCGGCATCATGACTATGGGCTTTGCACCCTTGGCGTGGTTGACATCCAGGTTCATAAGACCGAAGAGACCTACTCAGTGGATGGAAAATACATACGAGTGCGGTTCGGAACCGATAGGGGATGCCCACGTTCAGTTCAAATTCCAATACTATGCTTTTGCAATCATTTTTGTTGTGTTTGACCTGATCGCCACATTCCTGATGATCTGGGCCGTTGCCTTCTCCGGTCTTTCGACCATGGCGACCGTATGGATGCTCCTGCTGCTGGGAATAATGATCCTCGGTGTAGCGTACTCACTCAAAAAGGAGGAAACGCTATGGATATGA
- the proC gene encoding pyrroline-5-carboxylate reductase: protein MTKKIGFIGAGNMAEAMIKGIIDTGLYTSDEIIASEVYAPRRKYIAEKLGIEVHEGNEVLAKSTKFIVLSVKPQQIEEVLAGIKGHLKKDHLIMSIAAGVTLATLESYAPLCKIIRVMPNQPCMVLASASAFSRGTKATSEDCSTVENVLKAVGICYEVKESLLDAVTGVSGSGPAYAYMMIEALSDGGVLMGLSRDVATKLAAQTLLGAAKTILETGEHPGKMKDIVCSPGGTTIEAVKVLEDLGLRSALINAVEAAALKSAEMGKK, encoded by the coding sequence ATGACCAAAAAGATCGGTTTCATCGGTGCCGGCAACATGGCCGAAGCTATGATAAAGGGCATCATCGACACAGGACTGTACACCTCAGACGAGATAATCGCCAGCGAAGTGTATGCCCCCAGAAGGAAGTATATCGCCGAGAAGCTCGGGATCGAGGTCCACGAGGGCAACGAGGTCCTGGCAAAGAGCACGAAGTTCATCGTTCTGTCGGTCAAGCCGCAGCAGATAGAAGAGGTTCTTGCCGGCATCAAAGGGCATCTGAAAAAGGACCACCTTATAATGTCCATTGCGGCAGGCGTTACGCTGGCAACGCTGGAATCATACGCACCGTTATGCAAGATAATACGCGTGATGCCCAACCAACCCTGCATGGTGCTTGCGAGCGCATCGGCGTTCTCCCGCGGAACAAAGGCAACTTCAGAAGACTGTTCGACGGTGGAGAATGTCCTGAAAGCGGTAGGCATATGCTACGAGGTCAAAGAGAGTCTGCTTGATGCGGTCACCGGGGTCAGCGGCAGCGGACCCGCTTACGCATATATGATGATCGAGGCATTATCTGACGGCGGGGTCCTTATGGGACTTTCGAGAGATGTGGCAACGAAACTGGCGGCGCAGACGCTGCTGGGTGCGGCGAAGACGATATTGGAGACGGGAGAGCACCCCGGAAAGATGAAAGACATCGTCTGCTCCCCCGGCGGGACAACGATCGAGGCGGTAAAGGTCCTCGAGGACCTTGGCCTAAGGTCCGCTCTGATAAACGCAGTCGAAGCGGCCGCGTTGAAATCAGCGGAAATGGGCAAAAAGTGA
- a CDS encoding TIGR04190 family B12-binding domain/radical SAM domain protein, producing the protein MVRSDIVFLHAPSVYDFRKKTILYGPVSDVIPSSPVFEMYPIGFMTISSHLEAAGFRTRIVNLAVQMLQSKRFDVEERIRTLEADVFAIDLHWMPHVHGATEIAKIVKKHHPDSKIEFGGLTSSYFWEELIQMPEIDLIMRGDTTEEPTVRMMRALQDGKDLSEVPNLVWKDAGGKVRNNGVTYSADDLDDIRFDYGTMIKNTIRYMDVKGALPWAGWDKLPLTSVFSVRGCSMNCAECGGSGYANGKVVCRNAPAYRSPEKLAEDMGMIQSYLDTPIFIVGDLRQHSDGYAERFLKAVKERGIKNHAVIELFGGAGREYFSKLDKAFDGGWSIEFSPDSHDEAVRSALGKKYSNSCIERTIEAAFEKGCKRMDLFYMTGLPFQTRESAIDSAKASKKLWELVKKEDDLFIYNAPFAPFVDPGSKAFEEPEKWGYKFFARTLAEHKALLENPSWKQVLSYETKWMDRNTIAETSYDAAIELAAMAFECSRTSAETFEERKETIEAARRLMHEVDEVTAYPDKQKREGRLLEMKEELDMRSIVCDKNDLYWEAGSVWRNSPRIVLGLIRSRNRRNG; encoded by the coding sequence ATGGTACGTTCCGACATTGTCTTTCTTCACGCCCCGAGCGTGTATGATTTCAGAAAAAAGACAATACTGTACGGGCCGGTCAGCGATGTCATACCGTCTTCTCCGGTCTTTGAGATGTACCCCATCGGGTTCATGACCATATCTTCCCACTTGGAAGCGGCGGGGTTCAGGACGAGGATCGTCAATCTCGCGGTGCAGATGCTTCAAAGCAAAAGGTTCGACGTCGAAGAAAGAATAAGGACGCTGGAAGCCGATGTTTTTGCGATAGATCTGCACTGGATGCCCCATGTGCACGGGGCGACGGAGATAGCTAAGATAGTAAAGAAGCACCACCCCGATTCGAAGATCGAATTCGGAGGGTTAACATCATCATATTTCTGGGAAGAACTCATACAAATGCCGGAGATCGATCTCATAATGAGAGGCGACACCACCGAGGAGCCCACCGTCAGAATGATGAGGGCACTGCAGGACGGCAAGGATCTCTCCGAGGTACCGAACCTCGTGTGGAAGGACGCCGGCGGAAAGGTCAGAAATAACGGCGTGACGTATTCCGCGGACGATCTGGATGACATCCGATTCGATTACGGTACGATGATAAAGAACACCATCAGGTATATGGATGTCAAAGGGGCGCTTCCTTGGGCCGGATGGGACAAACTCCCACTGACATCCGTGTTCTCGGTGAGAGGCTGCTCCATGAATTGTGCGGAATGCGGCGGTTCCGGATATGCGAACGGCAAGGTCGTATGCAGAAATGCTCCGGCATACAGGAGCCCGGAGAAGCTCGCCGAGGATATGGGGATGATCCAGAGTTATCTCGACACGCCGATATTCATTGTGGGCGACCTGAGGCAGCACAGCGACGGTTATGCCGAAAGATTCCTGAAAGCGGTCAAAGAGAGAGGAATAAAGAATCATGCCGTGATAGAATTGTTCGGCGGTGCCGGCCGTGAATACTTCTCGAAACTGGACAAAGCCTTCGACGGAGGCTGGAGCATAGAGTTCTCGCCGGACTCCCACGATGAGGCGGTAAGGTCGGCTCTGGGAAAGAAGTATTCTAATTCTTGTATAGAAAGGACGATCGAGGCCGCATTTGAAAAAGGGTGTAAAAGAATGGACCTTTTCTATATGACGGGGCTCCCGTTCCAGACCAGGGAGTCTGCGATCGACAGCGCGAAAGCGTCGAAGAAGCTTTGGGAACTTGTAAAAAAGGAGGACGATCTTTTCATTTACAATGCACCGTTCGCACCCTTCGTCGATCCCGGAAGCAAGGCGTTCGAAGAGCCCGAGAAATGGGGTTACAAGTTCTTCGCAAGGACCCTGGCCGAACATAAGGCCCTGCTTGAGAATCCGTCTTGGAAGCAGGTCCTTTCCTACGAGACGAAGTGGATGGACAGGAACACGATCGCAGAAACGTCGTACGATGCGGCGATAGAGCTTGCGGCTATGGCGTTCGAGTGCTCCAGAACATCCGCGGAAACCTTCGAGGAAAGGAAAGAGACGATAGAGGCGGCGCGCAGACTCATGCACGAAGTGGACGAGGTCACCGCATATCCCGACAAACAAAAAAGAGAAGGCAGACTGCTGGAAATGAAAGAGGAACTTGATATGAGGTCCATAGTCTGCGACAAGAACGATCTTTACTGGGAGGCGGGATCGGTCTGGAGAAACTCCCCGCGCATCGTTCTCGGGCTTATCCGCTCACGTAACAGGCGGAACGGTTGA
- the uppS gene encoding polyprenyl diphosphate synthase: MKLPEVVSKKAYSKYQKDLIKEIHEGPLPKHIAVIMDGNRRYAAELLDGDNNEGHRKGEEKIEEMLEWCLDLKIQYVTVYALSTENFKRDTDEIDFIMNLSEAALYRMADNKKIHDLKVRIRVFGDRSTLPDSVKEAIKYAEEKTAHHSDFNFNVAMAYGSRQEIICAVKDIARKVANREIEIDDISEELFSEHLYTSDIPDPDLILRTSGEVRISNFLLWQLAYSELYFTDVYWPGFRFIDFLRAIRSYQQRVRRYGE, translated from the coding sequence ATGAAGCTGCCTGAGGTAGTTTCAAAGAAAGCCTACTCGAAATACCAAAAGGACCTGATCAAAGAGATACACGAGGGCCCCCTCCCAAAGCACATTGCGGTCATAATGGACGGCAACAGAAGATATGCCGCCGAGCTGCTGGACGGCGATAACAACGAGGGCCACCGCAAAGGAGAAGAAAAGATAGAGGAGATGCTCGAGTGGTGTCTGGATCTGAAGATACAGTATGTCACGGTCTATGCGCTTTCCACGGAGAACTTCAAAAGGGACACGGACGAGATAGACTTCATCATGAATCTTTCCGAAGCAGCCCTGTACCGTATGGCCGATAACAAGAAGATCCACGATCTGAAGGTCAGGATAAGGGTCTTCGGAGATCGTTCTACATTGCCGGACAGCGTAAAAGAGGCCATAAAATATGCTGAAGAAAAAACGGCACATCATTCGGATTTCAATTTCAATGTGGCCATGGCGTACGGCAGCAGACAGGAGATAATCTGCGCCGTCAAAGACATTGCCAGAAAGGTGGCGAACCGCGAGATAGAGATCGACGACATATCCGAAGAATTGTTCTCCGAGCATCTGTACACATCAGATATACCGGATCCCGACCTGATACTCAGGACATCCGGGGAGGTCAGGATATCCAACTTCCTGCTTTGGCAGCTTGCCTATTCGGAACTGTACTTCACGGATGTGTATTGGCCGGGTTTCAGATTCATAGATTTCCTCAGGGCGATAAGGTCGTACCAGCAGAGGGTAAGACGCTACGGGGAATGA
- a CDS encoding tRNA(Ile)(2)-agmatinylcytidine synthase: MVQILRPDEVKKKYGPLFCKGFITMVDEERGVGQIVEKCISKGPGEWDVVNRKRSGGVIDVIRVDGQTLIMDVVIGEKKLKFGPVSEHVGGQGLAAFLVEGDTVRTKWYGIAGAAVGIGACIPQCEDVIRTEYPDNFKIGGAHVANADIITPKKVRVIVGVDNTDTKERGATWVAALKMGSLSPIGNFIEHKIIQLNPKVPTKTTNCCSSAVSFAVKEEEIPALIEYCTEFIKKESFSGDSVVTVFKGLSIPDGLKEYGIRAKTEILTIDDAVKAAEENGVTIISVTGLEGSIGAVAAVGCFDMGYEAAGIPEDFR, from the coding sequence ATGGTGCAGATCCTACGGCCTGACGAGGTCAAGAAGAAGTACGGTCCGCTGTTCTGCAAAGGGTTCATTACGATGGTGGACGAGGAAAGGGGCGTCGGGCAGATAGTCGAAAAGTGCATTTCAAAGGGTCCCGGTGAATGGGATGTCGTTAACCGAAAAAGATCCGGCGGCGTGATAGACGTCATCAGGGTCGACGGCCAGACATTGATAATGGATGTGGTCATAGGGGAAAAGAAGCTCAAATTCGGGCCGGTCTCCGAACATGTCGGCGGTCAGGGGCTTGCGGCCTTCCTTGTAGAAGGCGACACGGTCAGGACAAAATGGTACGGAATAGCGGGAGCGGCCGTCGGTATCGGAGCATGCATCCCGCAGTGTGAGGATGTCATACGGACCGAATATCCGGATAATTTCAAGATCGGCGGAGCACACGTCGCTAATGCCGACATAATCACGCCGAAAAAAGTAAGGGTAATCGTAGGTGTGGACAACACCGACACCAAAGAGAGAGGCGCAACATGGGTCGCGGCCCTTAAGATGGGGAGTCTGAGCCCGATAGGCAATTTCATCGAACACAAGATAATACAGCTGAATCCTAAGGTCCCCACAAAGACAACGAACTGCTGTTCGTCCGCGGTCTCCTTTGCCGTTAAAGAGGAAGAGATACCGGCATTGATCGAATACTGCACGGAATTCATCAAAAAAGAATCGTTCTCAGGCGACTCCGTGGTCACGGTGTTCAAAGGACTTAGCATCCCCGACGGGCTGAAGGAATACGGGATCAGAGCGAAGACGGAGATCCTGACCATAGATGACGCCGTCAAGGCCGCCGAAGAGAACGGCGTAACGATCATCAGCGTGACGGGTCTGGAAGGCAGCATCGGCGCCGTTGCCGCAGTGGGATGTTTCGACATGGGCTACGAGGCCGCGGGAATACCGGAGGATTTCAGGTGA
- a CDS encoding RNA 2'-phosphotransferase — MRECEEHGYFRDEYCPICGEEGKFLMSDFEVEKIGRTMAGILRHGKYELEMDDQGFVDMRDIVAVIKTKYPRMKWLRTHHIEAMVETDPKGRYQISGSDVRATYGHTIELSLRHPVDDIPEILYYPANEEECEKILNEGLFPTDRAMVHLSRSYQDAARAGSVREEEPIILAIDTVGCIDAGIEIGRAAKTVFLCDQVPSEFIYIADKEEEAYDEEDSEEEEED; from the coding sequence ATGAGAGAATGCGAGGAACACGGATACTTCCGTGATGAATACTGTCCGATATGCGGTGAGGAAGGAAAGTTCCTGATGAGTGACTTCGAGGTCGAAAAGATAGGAAGGACGATGGCAGGCATACTCAGGCACGGGAAATACGAGTTAGAGATGGACGACCAGGGGTTCGTTGATATGAGGGACATCGTCGCGGTGATAAAGACGAAATACCCCAGGATGAAGTGGTTAAGGACCCACCACATAGAAGCTATGGTGGAGACGGACCCGAAAGGAAGATACCAGATATCGGGATCGGATGTAAGGGCGACGTACGGCCACACTATAGAGCTGAGCCTCAGGCACCCCGTCGACGACATTCCGGAGATACTCTACTACCCTGCGAACGAAGAAGAATGCGAGAAGATCCTGAATGAGGGGTTATTCCCGACGGACAGGGCGATGGTCCACCTTTCGCGCTCATACCAGGATGCGGCGAGGGCGGGATCCGTCCGAGAAGAGGAGCCGATCATATTGGCCATAGATACGGTGGGATGCATCGACGCAGGCATCGAGATAGGAAGGGCCGCAAAAACAGTGTTCCTCTGCGATCAGGTACCGTCAGAATTCATTTACATCGCAGACAAAGAAGAGGAAGCTTACGATGAAGAAGACTCTGAGGAAGAGGAAGAGGATTGA
- the folD gene encoding bifunctional methylenetetrahydrofolate dehydrogenase/methenyltetrahydrofolate cyclohydrolase FolD, whose translation MSELILGKTVSESIYSELRVRIEALKSKGTTPGLAVVLVGTDPASEVYVRMKGKKCEELGMHSVTVVMPENTSEADLLKKVSELNKDSSIHGFLVQLPLPSHIDEKKVINAIDPKKDVDCFHPVNVGKMLIGEPDFLPATPAGVQQMLVRSGVDTKGKHVVVVGRSNIVGKPMMAMMVQKGDGADSTVTVVHSRTKDLPSITRQADILIVAIGKANFITADMVKKGVVVIDVGTNRIEDPSSPKGTKLVGDVEFEGVKNKASKITPVPGGVGPMTICMLMANTVAAAEKANVSR comes from the coding sequence TTGTCCGAACTGATACTTGGAAAGACGGTATCCGAAAGCATATACTCAGAACTCAGAGTAAGGATAGAGGCACTCAAATCAAAAGGGACGACGCCGGGTCTGGCAGTCGTACTTGTGGGGACCGATCCGGCATCCGAAGTATACGTTAGGATGAAAGGGAAGAAGTGCGAAGAGCTGGGCATGCATTCTGTTACGGTGGTAATGCCGGAGAACACATCCGAGGCCGATCTTCTGAAGAAGGTCTCGGAGTTGAATAAAGACAGTTCCATACACGGTTTCCTGGTACAGCTGCCTCTTCCGTCCCACATCGATGAGAAGAAGGTCATAAACGCAATAGACCCGAAGAAAGATGTGGATTGTTTCCATCCGGTCAACGTAGGTAAAATGCTCATCGGCGAACCCGATTTCCTTCCGGCTACCCCGGCGGGGGTCCAGCAGATGCTGGTAAGGTCCGGAGTGGACACGAAAGGGAAGCACGTGGTCGTAGTAGGGAGGAGCAACATCGTCGGAAAACCTATGATGGCGATGATGGTGCAGAAGGGTGACGGAGCGGACTCGACGGTCACGGTCGTTCATTCAAGGACAAAAGACCTGCCGTCGATAACCAGGCAGGCGGATATATTGATAGTTGCGATCGGCAAGGCCAATTTCATCACGGCAGATATGGTAAAAAAAGGAGTGGTCGTTATCGACGTGGGTACGAACAGGATAGAAGATCCGAGTTCTCCTAAAGGAACCAAACTGGTCGGGGATGTTGAGTTCGAGGGTGTGAAGAACAAAGCATCCAAAATAACCCCGGTACCCGGGGGCGTCGGGCCGATGACGATATGTATGCTCATGGCCAACACAGTGGCCGCGGCCGAAAAAGCTAATGTTTCAAGGTGA
- a CDS encoding polysaccharide deacetylase family protein, translating into MRALCFTVDLDRDVNIQIEGGRAAGSIDRGSGTGPRFSSSLRGLSILVDLLDEIGMKATFFAEASTLRNVDAETLSGHEVGIHGMDHEDLTLIKGMDSKRRIIEDASAVIKDTVGTKPESFRAPYMRIDEETVGLLPEVGIKTDSSRYAAVSGSMMPKRIGSGLWEVPVPEGKDEHGKKITAYLWPMHESKREPEDYLRLASVMDEGAFVLSTHTWHMVESRERGMMSADEIGKNTDNLRKVLEETIDMGMRPLTMADVRKRMEANPR; encoded by the coding sequence ATGCGGGCGCTGTGCTTCACGGTCGATCTCGACAGGGATGTGAACATTCAGATAGAAGGCGGCCGTGCCGCGGGATCCATTGACAGAGGAAGCGGTACCGGACCGAGATTCTCCTCATCATTGAGAGGGTTATCGATACTGGTCGATCTTTTGGATGAGATTGGGATGAAAGCGACATTCTTCGCTGAGGCCTCGACGCTGAGGAATGTGGATGCGGAGACGCTATCGGGCCATGAGGTCGGTATACACGGAATGGACCACGAGGACCTGACACTGATAAAAGGAATGGACAGTAAAAGAAGGATAATCGAAGATGCTTCGGCGGTCATCAAAGACACAGTGGGAACGAAGCCGGAAAGCTTCAGAGCACCGTACATGAGAATAGACGAAGAGACCGTCGGCCTCCTTCCGGAAGTCGGGATCAAGACCGATTCGTCCCGTTACGCCGCCGTCTCCGGATCGATGATGCCGAAAAGGATCGGCAGCGGATTGTGGGAGGTCCCCGTCCCGGAAGGGAAGGATGAACACGGTAAGAAAATAACCGCATATCTGTGGCCAATGCACGAGTCAAAGAGAGAACCTGAAGATTATCTTCGGCTTGCATCGGTCATGGATGAGGGAGCATTCGTTCTCTCGACGCACACCTGGCACATGGTGGAATCCAGAGAAAGAGGAATGATGTCCGCTGACGAGATCGGAAAGAACACGGACAACTTAAGAAAGGTGTTGGAAGAGACGATCGACATGGGGATGAGACCTCTGACCATGGCAGATGTAAGGAAGAGGATGGAAGCGAACCCACGCTAA
- a CDS encoding AMP phosphorylase — protein sequence MNLKARFLDISTEPLILINPGDAAQIGGKDNDRVKIDGKRSAIALLNVSDFAEPGEAILSANLQSKIVASDGDDLRIIYASGPESVRSIRKKMDNKKLTKEEIHDIVVDILENRLSKIEISAWLTALYINGMDIEEIAAFARAMADTGDKVEFDRTPVYDFHSMGGVPGNKITPIVVSIVAAAGLMLPKTSSRAISSACGTSDFVETFCDIELDAANLKRISEKVGGVFAWGGSMNLAPVDDMVIKVEHPLGINPRAQMLASIISKKLAIGATHLVMDIPTGAGTKVPTIEVAKAYARDFMDLGEKLNIHIECAITYADQPVGSAIGPKLEARECIRILEGQKHPSSVIEKACDLAGMILEMGGFANGSEKAREILDSGAAMKKFREIVAAQNGNYDIRSEDLVPGEFVEDVISPSAGYVHSISNKDLVSIAIAAGSPSDKGAGLLIMKKKGQRVERGELLFQIYGDSKAKVDRAKELATKYKPFDIEGMLLKKIAPPRTR from the coding sequence ATGAATCTCAAGGCAAGGTTCCTGGATATAAGCACAGAACCGTTGATACTGATAAACCCGGGAGATGCCGCTCAGATCGGCGGCAAGGACAACGACCGTGTGAAAATAGACGGAAAGAGATCGGCGATCGCGCTTCTGAACGTCTCCGACTTTGCCGAACCCGGAGAGGCGATACTTTCCGCGAACCTTCAGAGCAAAATAGTCGCTTCGGACGGCGACGATCTCCGCATCATTTATGCCAGCGGACCGGAGTCCGTCAGAAGCATCCGGAAGAAGATGGATAACAAGAAACTCACCAAGGAAGAGATCCACGATATAGTGGTGGATATCCTTGAGAACAGGCTCTCCAAGATCGAGATATCGGCCTGGCTGACCGCATTGTACATAAACGGCATGGATATAGAAGAGATAGCGGCGTTCGCCCGGGCGATGGCCGACACCGGCGATAAAGTCGAATTCGACCGCACTCCGGTGTATGATTTCCACAGCATGGGAGGAGTTCCAGGCAACAAAATAACTCCCATAGTGGTATCCATCGTTGCCGCTGCGGGGCTGATGCTTCCGAAAACGTCGTCCAGAGCGATAAGCAGCGCCTGCGGGACATCAGATTTCGTAGAGACCTTCTGCGATATCGAACTGGATGCCGCGAATCTGAAAAGAATATCGGAAAAGGTCGGCGGGGTATTCGCATGGGGAGGTTCTATGAACCTCGCGCCGGTGGATGACATGGTGATAAAGGTGGAACATCCGCTCGGGATCAACCCGCGTGCGCAGATGCTCGCATCCATAATCAGTAAGAAACTGGCGATCGGTGCGACGCATCTGGTCATGGATATCCCCACAGGTGCGGGTACCAAGGTCCCGACGATAGAAGTGGCAAAAGCATACGCCAGGGATTTCATGGACCTCGGAGAGAAACTGAACATACATATCGAATGCGCGATAACCTATGCCGATCAGCCGGTCGGAAGCGCGATAGGCCCGAAACTCGAGGCCAGAGAGTGCATACGCATACTGGAAGGACAAAAACATCCTTCCAGTGTTATCGAGAAGGCCTGCGACCTTGCGGGGATGATTTTGGAAATGGGCGGATTCGCCAACGGCTCCGAGAAAGCAAGAGAGATATTGGATTCAGGTGCCGCGATGAAGAAGTTCAGAGAGATAGTTGCCGCGCAGAACGGGAACTACGACATCAGGTCCGAAGACCTGGTCCCCGGAGAGTTCGTAGAGGACGTGATATCTCCGTCTGCCGGATATGTCCACTCGATCTCCAACAAAGATCTGGTATCTATAGCGATCGCAGCGGGTTCCCCGTCCGACAAAGGCGCCGGCCTGCTCATAATGAAGAAGAAAGGCCAGAGGGTGGAGAGGGGAGAGTTACTGTTCCAGATATACGGGGACAGCAAAGCGAAGGTAGACAGGGCCAAGGAGTTGGCGACCAAGTACAAACCGTTCGATATCGAAGGAATGCTTCTGAAGAAGATAGCTCCTCCGAGGACAAGGTAA